Proteins found in one Brachypodium distachyon strain Bd21 chromosome 5, Brachypodium_distachyon_v3.0, whole genome shotgun sequence genomic segment:
- the LOC100828153 gene encoding dof zinc finger protein 1, with amino-acid sequence MDAAHWHQGLGLLKPMEEMLMGTTNQQQVQGSNPNLIPPPPSSSPAPGAGGGAMGLVAGAVVAGVGSSERKARPQKEKALNCPRCNSTNTKFCYYNNYSLQQPRYFCKTCRRYWTEGGSLRNVPVGGGSRKNKRSSSSSSANAASGVSASTSIMASSTSMASKNPKLAHHHEGGGAQHDLNLSFPHHGLHGGMQQQAADQYMAFPSLESSSIGGAMASGNNGRHGPGAGPLSAMELLRSTGCYMPSLHVPMQMPPAAPGEYGAAAVQGFSLGEFRAAPGPAQSQSSQSLLGFSLDAHHGGTVGMQGMPQDRAGRMLFPFEDLKPTDASGAGSGAGVENGGRHQYEQAGKEQGDGGTGSHAGHDTAPGFWNGMIGGGTSW; translated from the exons ATGGATGCAGCCCACTGGCACCAG GGGCTAGGGCTGCTGAAGCCAATGGAGGAGATGCTGATGGGGACGACGAACCAGCAGCAGGTCCAAGGGTCGAACCCGAATCTAattccaccgccgccgtcgtcttctccggcaccgggggcTGGCGGCGGTGCCATGGGCTTGGTTGCAGGCGCGGTTGTTGCGGGGGTTGGCAGCAGTGAACGGAAGGCGCGGCCGCAGAAGGAGAAGGCGCTCAACTGCCCGCGGTGCAACTCCACAAACACCAAGTTCTGCTACTACAACAACTACAGCCTCCAGCAGCCGCGCTACTTCTGCAAGACTTGCCGCCGCTACTGGACCGAGGGCGGCTCCCTCCGCAACGtccccgtcggcggcggctcccgCAAGAACAagcgctcctcctcttcttcctccgccaACGCGGCCTCCGGAGTCTCCGCCTCGACATCAATCATGGCGAGCTCGACGTCCATGGCGTCCAAGAACCCGAAGCTGGCTCATCATcacgagggcggcggcgcgcagcaCGACCTGAACCTCTCGTTCCCGCACCACggactccacggcgggatgcagcagcaggcagCGGATCAGTACATGGCGTTCCCGAGCCTGGAGAGCAGCAGCATAGGCGGCGCGATGGCGAGCGGCAACAACGGCCGGCATGGCCCCGGCGCGGGCCCGCTGTCGGCCATGGAGCTGCTCCGGAGCACAGGGTGCTACATGCCGTCGCTGCACGTGCCGATGCAgatgccgccggccgcgcccggGGAGTacggcgccgcggccgtgcAGGGGTTCTCGCTGGGCGAGTTCCGCGCGGCGCCCGGCCCGGCGCAGTCGCAGTCGTCGCAGAGCTTGCTCGGCTTCTCGCTGGACGCGCATCACGGCGGTACCGTGGGGATGCAAGGGATGCCGCAGGACAGAGCGGGCAGGATGCTGTTCCCGTTCGAGGACTTGAAGCCGACGGATGCCAGCGGCGCAGGCTCTGGCGCCGGTGTGGAGAACGGCGGCCGACATCAGTACGAGCAAGCTGGGAAGGAGCAAGGCGATGGCGGCACGGGCAGCCACGCTGGGCACGACACGGCGCCGGGGTTCTGGAACGGCATGATCGGCGGTGGCACTTCCTGGTAA